In one window of Poriferisphaera corsica DNA:
- a CDS encoding adenosine deaminase produces the protein MNLITFAQSIPKAELHLHIEGSFEPELMFEIARRNNIPIPYNSINEVKAAYNFNNLQEFLDIYYAGAGVLIHKQDFYDLTYAYLCRAANDNVKHVEIFFDPQTHTHRGISFETVIEGILEALHDARKNLDLSSYLIMSYLRHLDEDDAIRTLQQSLPYRDHITAVGLDSSELGNPPSKFAEVFSLSRDQGYKLCAHAGEEGPAEYIWEALTLLNVDRIDHGNRCLDDLKLITELSNRQIGLTICPLSNDKLQVVSDLSEHPIKTMLEHNLKATINSDDPAYFGGYINQNFTDLITPIGLNEQNIIQLAKNSFQTSFLPDTEIETYLDMIDNYVQLMPQ, from the coding sequence ATGAACCTTATTACATTCGCTCAGAGTATCCCCAAAGCAGAGCTGCATCTCCATATCGAAGGCTCATTCGAGCCCGAACTCATGTTCGAGATCGCCAGAAGAAACAACATCCCTATCCCTTACAACTCGATCAACGAAGTCAAAGCTGCCTACAACTTTAATAACCTCCAGGAATTTCTCGACATCTATTACGCCGGGGCAGGGGTCCTCATTCACAAACAGGACTTCTACGATCTCACTTATGCCTACCTCTGCCGCGCCGCTAACGACAACGTCAAACACGTTGAAATTTTCTTTGACCCGCAAACCCATACACACCGCGGCATCTCATTCGAGACTGTGATCGAAGGGATTCTTGAAGCGCTTCATGATGCCCGTAAAAACCTTGATCTCTCCAGCTATCTCATCATGAGCTACCTCCGCCATCTTGACGAAGACGACGCGATACGAACACTCCAGCAATCCCTCCCATACCGTGATCACATCACCGCTGTAGGCCTCGACTCCAGCGAGCTCGGCAACCCGCCTAGTAAATTTGCCGAAGTATTTTCTCTATCCCGCGATCAAGGCTACAAACTCTGCGCACACGCTGGAGAAGAAGGGCCAGCAGAATACATTTGGGAAGCACTCACTCTCCTCAACGTTGACCGCATCGATCACGGCAACCGCTGCCTTGATGACCTCAAACTCATTACGGAATTATCTAATCGCCAGATAGGCTTAACGATTTGCCCACTCTCCAATGATAAACTTCAAGTCGTCTCAGACCTCTCCGAACATCCAATCAAAACCATGCTTGAGCATAACCTAAAAGCAACTATCAATTCCGATGATCCCGCATACTTTGGTGGATACATTAACCAAAATTTCACAGATCTCATCACACCCATCGGCCTCAATGAGCAAAACATCATCCAACTTGCGAAAAACTCATTCCAAACCTCATTTCTCCCCGATACTGAAATTGAAACATATCTCGATATGATCGATAATTATGTTCAACTCATGCCCCAATAA
- the rplI gene encoding 50S ribosomal protein L9, giving the protein MKQIELLLLDNVANCGIVGDVVKVKAGYARNYLVPRGLATIPSEGAIKRLSARRAEVEAEMKALREKHEGIIGKLDGHEITMMRSANEQGVLYGGVTQHEIAEELRGAGFEIEDRHVRIGDQIKRLDSYEIPVVIDKDLKVDIKLWVVSDKPAEELEEKAEVEAEVEADAE; this is encoded by the coding sequence ATGAAACAGATCGAACTATTGCTGCTCGATAATGTTGCAAACTGCGGGATTGTTGGAGACGTTGTGAAGGTGAAGGCTGGTTACGCTCGTAACTACCTGGTGCCTCGCGGTCTGGCGACGATTCCATCAGAAGGCGCGATCAAGCGTTTGTCTGCACGTCGGGCAGAAGTTGAAGCAGAGATGAAGGCGCTTCGTGAGAAACACGAAGGTATCATTGGTAAGCTTGATGGTCATGAAATCACGATGATGCGTTCTGCCAACGAGCAGGGTGTGTTGTATGGTGGTGTGACTCAGCATGAGATTGCTGAAGAGCTACGTGGTGCGGGCTTTGAGATTGAAGATCGTCACGTACGTATTGGCGACCAGATCAAGCGTTTGGATTCTTATGAAATCCCAGTTGTGATTGATAAGGATCTCAAGGTTGATATCAAGCTATGGGTTGTTTCAGACAAGCCAGCAGAAGAGCTTGAAGAAAAAGCTGAAGTTGAGGCTGAAGTTGAAGCAGATGCTGAGTAA
- the gyrA gene encoding DNA gyrase subunit A produces the protein MADENKPEDLSDNNQNPDAPENQDTGSAIGGYDVDLPIEQELAESYLTYAMSTIVDRALPDVRDGLKPSQRRILVAMNDLNLTPGRKHSKCAGIVGETMKKYHPHGDGAIYPTLVNMGQEWKTRGLLIDKQGNFGSIDPDPPAAMRYTEARLHRHAVEMLEDLKLDTVDWQPNFDEQYDEPRVLPAKFPNLLVNGSTGIAVGMASSMPPHNLSEICDGIIAYIENHDITLQELLQIIPGPDFPTGGIICGRAGIAQAYATGRGRVTVRAKIHHEEKKNGRDVLVVTEIPYQVSKNNGIVDKIVQLRKNDKLTDIANIVDESSNRGGMRVVIDLKRGGDPHTVENQLYQMTPLQSTFSIINIALVRGRPETLGLKQLISLFVEHRIVVIRRRTAYRLRQAQQEAHRIEGLIYAVCDIDEVIKLIRSSRTRDEAIEKLMLRGFRIPTDHPAAPTIPDRFLSQSADNDVILTKVQAEAIGRLQLIQLVGLEIETLVKNYSKLLEQIEDYEDILGSHTRVLSIVKDDTLELKNKYGDIRRTEIQEGEVGELDLAALTPVEQVVVTITHAGYVKRLPVEQYKQQGRGGKGVIGAKSKDDDFSEQVFVASTHDDLLCFTNTGRVFKIKVFEIPEAPRTTRGRAIINMLNLQPNERIREFMPISDFEKSEDFLLFATKLGRVKRTALKEYRNVHSGGLIAVNLRDGDSLIGVTWTSGEDHVLLGTQNGMSIRFNENDARLMGRTASGVKGIDLKSGDEVVGLIKVPKDCEAELLTVTENGYGKRTDTSEYLVQAADGPKPQGRGGKGRRDIVVNARNGNVVSLQLVSEEDDLMLITREGMIVRINAGTIRKTARNTQGVRVVNVKADDQLISIARIAESDEDDADDTDSTESTAE, from the coding sequence ATGGCTGATGAAAATAAACCTGAAGATTTGAGCGACAACAATCAAAACCCTGACGCACCAGAAAACCAGGACACTGGCAGTGCTATCGGCGGTTACGATGTTGACCTGCCCATCGAACAAGAACTCGCTGAAAGCTATCTCACCTACGCCATGAGCACGATCGTCGATCGCGCCCTCCCAGACGTCCGTGACGGCCTCAAACCTTCCCAACGCCGCATCCTCGTTGCAATGAATGACCTCAATCTCACCCCTGGCCGAAAGCACTCCAAGTGCGCCGGTATCGTGGGCGAGACCATGAAAAAATATCACCCACATGGTGACGGCGCCATCTACCCAACCCTCGTCAACATGGGCCAGGAATGGAAAACCCGTGGCCTACTCATCGACAAGCAAGGCAACTTCGGCTCCATCGACCCAGACCCACCAGCCGCCATGCGTTACACCGAGGCCCGTCTTCACCGCCATGCGGTCGAAATGCTCGAAGACCTCAAACTCGACACCGTCGATTGGCAACCCAACTTCGACGAGCAGTACGACGAACCACGCGTCCTTCCCGCCAAATTCCCCAACCTCCTCGTCAATGGCTCCACCGGTATCGCCGTCGGCATGGCCTCCTCCATGCCTCCCCATAACCTCAGCGAAATTTGTGATGGCATCATCGCCTATATTGAAAATCACGACATCACACTCCAAGAACTTCTTCAAATCATCCCCGGCCCAGACTTCCCGACTGGCGGTATCATCTGCGGCCGAGCCGGTATCGCACAAGCCTACGCCACTGGTCGTGGCCGCGTCACCGTCCGAGCCAAGATCCACCACGAAGAAAAGAAAAACGGCCGCGATGTTCTCGTCGTCACCGAAATCCCATATCAAGTTTCCAAAAACAACGGCATCGTCGACAAAATTGTCCAACTCCGTAAGAACGACAAACTCACCGACATCGCCAACATTGTTGACGAATCTTCCAACCGTGGCGGCATGCGTGTTGTCATCGATCTCAAACGCGGCGGCGACCCGCACACCGTTGAAAACCAGCTCTACCAAATGACACCGCTCCAGAGCACCTTCTCTATCATCAACATCGCACTCGTACGCGGCCGCCCTGAAACCCTCGGACTCAAGCAACTCATCAGCCTTTTTGTCGAACACCGCATCGTCGTCATCCGTAGACGCACCGCCTACCGCCTCAGGCAAGCTCAACAAGAAGCGCACCGCATCGAAGGCCTCATCTACGCCGTCTGCGACATCGACGAAGTCATCAAACTCATCCGCTCTTCACGCACACGCGACGAAGCCATCGAAAAGCTGATGTTACGCGGCTTCCGCATCCCGACCGACCACCCTGCCGCACCAACGATCCCCGATCGTTTCCTCTCACAATCTGCAGATAACGACGTCATCCTCACCAAGGTCCAAGCCGAAGCCATCGGCCGGCTCCAACTCATCCAACTCGTCGGACTCGAAATCGAAACGCTTGTCAAAAACTACTCAAAACTCCTTGAGCAAATTGAAGACTACGAAGATATCCTCGGCTCGCACACGCGCGTTCTCTCCATCGTCAAAGACGATACACTCGAACTCAAAAACAAGTACGGCGACATCCGCCGCACCGAAATCCAAGAAGGTGAAGTCGGCGAACTCGACCTCGCCGCTCTCACCCCAGTCGAGCAAGTCGTCGTCACCATCACACATGCTGGCTACGTCAAGCGACTCCCCGTTGAACAGTACAAGCAGCAAGGACGGGGCGGCAAAGGCGTCATTGGAGCCAAATCAAAGGACGACGATTTCAGCGAACAAGTATTCGTTGCCTCAACCCACGACGACCTTCTCTGCTTCACCAACACAGGCCGCGTCTTCAAGATCAAAGTCTTTGAAATCCCCGAAGCACCACGCACCACACGAGGCCGAGCAATCATCAACATGCTCAACCTCCAGCCCAACGAACGCATCCGTGAGTTCATGCCGATCAGCGATTTTGAAAAATCCGAAGACTTTCTACTCTTTGCCACCAAGCTTGGTCGCGTAAAGCGCACCGCCCTCAAAGAATACCGCAACGTCCACTCTGGCGGCCTCATCGCCGTCAACCTCCGAGATGGCGACTCCCTCATCGGCGTCACCTGGACCAGCGGCGAAGACCACGTCCTCCTGGGCACCCAAAACGGTATGTCCATCCGCTTTAATGAAAATGACGCACGACTCATGGGCCGAACCGCCTCTGGCGTCAAAGGCATCGACCTCAAGTCTGGCGATGAAGTCGTCGGCCTCATCAAAGTTCCTAAAGATTGCGAAGCTGAATTACTCACCGTCACCGAGAACGGCTACGGCAAACGTACCGACACATCTGAATACCTCGTCCAAGCCGCTGATGGCCCCAAACCTCAAGGCCGCGGCGGTAAAGGCCGCCGAGACATCGTCGTCAATGCAAGAAACGGCAACGTTGTCTCCCTGCAACTCGTCTCCGAGGAAGATGACCTGATGCTCATCACGCGTGAAGGCATGATTGTCCGGATTAACGCTGGCACAATCCGAAAAACCGCTCGCAATACGCAAGGCGTCCGAGTTGTCAATGTCAAAGCAGATGATCAACTCATCTCCATCGCACGTATCGCCGAGTCTGACGAGGATGATGCCGACGATACAGACAGCACCGAATCCACTGCTGAATAA
- a CDS encoding tetratricopeptide repeat protein has product MRDGLRQGNVCGWLVVILVGIMMGHLGGIARGDIVGAKERSIVDAGKVMIEGGEYTEARAYFESAIESNPELVDLHVQLGLLHLMLENKRDAVRVFRDGDRLGSMKSTNMLGRCYQSGFGVGINYEKASIAFGKAANGGDLDGMINLAYMYLRGEGVGYDVQKAVDWLEKAADADEGDAIYMLGKLNLYGGHFPKNVVKGMMWLNKGIKIKHTLSMLELARCYQEGVVVERDEKKALELIQEAAKLGEAEAYKKLADQAADMGIDSRDTNEAIISNLTAAAELGSYDATYELARLYLAGEIVVGDVEAARSMFESLAKQEYAPAYSELGLMYLSGVGFPRDYKQAAENFREAAERGDPRGMRLLGMEYKRGMGMEQDLDKARLLYERAIEGGDAKSFYMLGALYQHGEGVEQDRVLARKLYEQGVALVDETAMCGLGSMYLEGEGGVNRDVDRAIALFERGRDLGEYGGALRLGLMYWQGNGVNQNFAKARRHMEDAVRLGSARALVLLGEMAAKGLGGERDFYLAKALLRRAVLLNETSAYILLGSIHDGTEGHPTDYQIARKMYYKAYLLGSAEACRMLSKLAMKG; this is encoded by the coding sequence ATGAGAGATGGGTTGAGACAAGGGAACGTGTGTGGTTGGCTGGTTGTTATTTTAGTTGGCATCATGATGGGGCATTTGGGCGGTATTGCACGGGGGGATATTGTTGGCGCGAAAGAGCGATCGATTGTTGATGCTGGCAAAGTCATGATTGAGGGCGGGGAGTATACGGAGGCGAGGGCATATTTTGAAAGTGCGATTGAATCGAATCCAGAGCTTGTTGATTTGCATGTCCAATTAGGGTTGCTGCATTTGATGCTTGAGAATAAGCGGGATGCTGTTCGAGTTTTTCGTGATGGGGATCGGCTTGGCTCGATGAAATCAACGAATATGCTGGGTCGGTGCTATCAGTCAGGTTTTGGTGTTGGGATCAATTATGAGAAGGCGTCGATTGCATTTGGAAAAGCGGCTAATGGCGGTGACTTGGATGGGATGATCAATTTAGCGTATATGTATTTGCGAGGTGAAGGGGTTGGATATGATGTGCAGAAAGCGGTGGATTGGCTAGAAAAAGCGGCGGATGCGGATGAAGGCGATGCGATTTATATGTTGGGGAAGTTGAACCTTTATGGTGGGCATTTCCCAAAGAATGTTGTCAAGGGAATGATGTGGTTGAATAAGGGAATTAAGATCAAGCATACGCTGTCGATGTTGGAATTGGCGCGGTGTTACCAGGAAGGGGTGGTTGTTGAGAGGGATGAAAAGAAGGCGCTTGAGCTGATTCAGGAAGCGGCAAAATTAGGCGAAGCTGAGGCCTACAAAAAATTGGCGGATCAAGCTGCGGATATGGGGATAGATTCACGCGATACGAATGAGGCAATTATCAGCAATCTGACTGCGGCGGCAGAATTGGGCAGTTACGATGCAACATATGAGCTAGCGCGATTGTATTTGGCTGGTGAGATTGTTGTGGGTGATGTTGAGGCTGCGCGCAGCATGTTTGAATCGTTAGCAAAGCAGGAATATGCTCCAGCTTATAGCGAGTTGGGGCTAATGTACTTGAGTGGGGTCGGATTTCCGCGCGACTACAAACAGGCGGCTGAAAATTTCAGAGAAGCGGCGGAACGTGGCGATCCGAGAGGGATGCGATTGTTGGGTATGGAATACAAGCGTGGGATGGGTATGGAGCAAGACCTTGATAAGGCAAGGTTGTTATATGAGAGGGCTATTGAGGGGGGCGATGCGAAATCGTTCTATATGCTTGGAGCTTTATATCAGCATGGGGAAGGCGTTGAGCAGGATCGTGTTTTGGCGAGGAAGCTCTATGAACAGGGCGTTGCGTTGGTTGATGAGACGGCGATGTGCGGCTTGGGATCAATGTATTTGGAAGGTGAAGGAGGGGTGAATCGGGATGTAGATCGAGCGATTGCTTTGTTTGAGCGGGGGAGAGATCTAGGTGAGTATGGGGGAGCTCTACGGCTCGGCTTGATGTATTGGCAGGGTAATGGTGTTAATCAGAATTTTGCCAAAGCGCGGCGGCATATGGAAGATGCTGTGCGTTTGGGATCGGCGCGTGCGTTGGTTCTCCTGGGAGAAATGGCGGCGAAAGGGCTTGGTGGAGAGCGTGATTTTTATTTAGCGAAAGCACTGTTGAGGCGTGCTGTGCTCCTGAATGAAACTAGTGCTTATATTCTTTTGGGATCCATACATGATGGAACGGAAGGCCACCCAACGGATTATCAGATCGCGAGAAAGATGTACTACAAGGCGTATTTGTTGGGTTCCGCTGAGGCTTGTCGAATGCTGTCCAAGTTAGCGATGAAGGGGTAA
- a CDS encoding single-stranded DNA-binding protein, which yields MPNLNKVFLMGNLTRDPELRYLPNSNMPVVNFGLAINRTWYNKNTNEKQEETTFIDVEGFGKQAEIVNQYISKGRPIFVEGRLKLDQWQDQNGNNRSKIKIIMEKFEFLGSRDNNGGGGNRGGGGGGGGYNRGGNDGGGYGQQGQQYENPSQGYSGGSNGGGGGGGGGAAPAVDVNDDDIPF from the coding sequence ATGCCGAATTTGAATAAAGTCTTTCTGATGGGCAATCTGACGCGTGATCCTGAATTACGTTATTTGCCTAACAGCAATATGCCGGTTGTGAATTTTGGGCTGGCGATCAATCGTACTTGGTATAACAAGAATACGAATGAGAAGCAGGAAGAAACGACCTTTATTGATGTTGAGGGTTTTGGTAAACAGGCTGAGATCGTGAATCAGTACATAAGCAAGGGCCGCCCGATTTTTGTGGAAGGTCGCTTGAAGCTTGATCAATGGCAAGACCAGAACGGTAATAACCGTTCAAAGATCAAGATTATCATGGAGAAATTCGAGTTCTTGGGCAGCCGGGATAATAACGGCGGCGGCGGGAACCGAGGTGGCGGTGGTGGAGGTGGTGGGTATAACCGCGGCGGAAATGACGGCGGCGGTTATGGCCAGCAGGGTCAGCAGTATGAGAATCCTTCACAGGGTTACTCAGGCGGATCTAACGGTGGTGGTGGCGGAGGCGGTGGTGGTGCGGCTCCGGCTGTTGATGTCAATGATGATGATATTCCATTCTAG
- a CDS encoding DUF488 domain-containing protein — MLEIAIKRIYDPPAPDDGFRVLIDRLWPRGVSRDAAKLNAWVKELAPSTQLRKWFNHEPEKFASFAKRYTLELEHKEVDAQLLMNKAEPYKVLTLVYGAKDEIHNHANVLQDFLVNL, encoded by the coding sequence ATGCTCGAAATCGCCATAAAACGCATCTATGACCCACCAGCACCTGACGATGGTTTCCGTGTTCTTATCGACCGTCTCTGGCCTCGTGGAGTCTCTCGTGACGCCGCCAAACTAAACGCATGGGTCAAAGAGCTTGCTCCCAGCACTCAACTACGGAAATGGTTTAATCACGAGCCCGAAAAATTCGCCTCTTTCGCAAAACGCTACACCCTTGAGCTGGAACACAAAGAAGTTGATGCTCAGCTCCTCATGAACAAAGCCGAACCCTACAAAGTTCTTACCCTCGTCTATGGTGCCAAAGACGAGATCCATAACCACGCGAACGTTTTGCAGGATTTCCTTGTCAACCTGTAA
- a CDS encoding aldehyde dehydrogenase family protein, producing the protein MTAMTTIAMPTVKQTKNLIDGKWVDAASGRTFNAYNPSTSEVIAEVAESDANDVDRAVRAAQDAFQGSWSKFTSRERGKLLYKLADLIEDNADELAALETLNNGKPISEVKAADVPLVIATFRYYAGWADKIYGETVPIDSNDFFVYTKKEAVGVCGQIIPWNFPMLMLAWKWGPALAAGNTIILKPAEQTPLTALRIGELAMEAGFPKGVINIVNGFGESAGDALVKHRGVDKIAFTGHYETAQLIMKSAADTLKRITFELGGKSPNVVFADADMEQAVQGAMMGIFFNQGEVCCAGSRLFVEQSSHDEFIEKFKVAAESHRVGDPFDLKTQQGAQVSKEQYEKILSYIDIGKNEAELVTGGEPAQDKGWFVKPTIFAGVSNDMRIAQEEIFGPVVSVIPFKDHDDLIRQANDTVYGLAAAVWTQNISKAMRLANEVRAGTVWVNCYNTFDPAAPFGGYKFSGHGRECGKDAIHNYVETKTVWVSTK; encoded by the coding sequence ATGACAGCAATGACAACAATTGCAATGCCAACTGTGAAACAAACGAAGAACCTGATTGATGGAAAGTGGGTTGATGCTGCATCGGGTAGGACATTTAACGCTTACAACCCATCGACATCGGAGGTTATTGCGGAGGTTGCTGAATCGGATGCAAATGATGTGGATCGCGCGGTTCGGGCGGCGCAAGATGCGTTTCAAGGGTCTTGGTCAAAGTTCACTTCGCGTGAACGAGGCAAGCTGCTTTATAAGTTGGCGGACTTGATTGAGGATAATGCGGATGAATTAGCGGCTTTGGAGACGTTGAATAATGGGAAGCCGATTTCGGAGGTGAAGGCTGCAGATGTGCCGTTGGTGATTGCGACGTTTCGATATTATGCGGGCTGGGCAGATAAGATTTACGGGGAAACTGTGCCGATTGATTCGAATGATTTTTTTGTTTATACGAAGAAGGAAGCGGTGGGGGTTTGTGGGCAAATTATTCCTTGGAACTTCCCGATGTTGATGCTTGCGTGGAAGTGGGGGCCGGCTTTGGCCGCGGGTAATACGATTATTTTAAAACCAGCAGAGCAGACGCCGTTGACTGCTTTACGGATTGGCGAATTGGCGATGGAAGCTGGTTTTCCTAAGGGTGTGATCAATATTGTGAATGGGTTTGGTGAGTCGGCTGGTGATGCGTTAGTGAAGCATCGAGGTGTCGACAAGATTGCATTTACTGGACATTATGAAACAGCTCAGCTGATTATGAAATCAGCTGCGGATACGCTCAAGCGGATAACGTTTGAGTTGGGAGGTAAATCGCCGAATGTTGTGTTTGCCGATGCGGACATGGAACAGGCGGTTCAGGGGGCGATGATGGGGATTTTCTTTAATCAGGGGGAGGTTTGTTGCGCGGGTTCGCGGCTATTCGTCGAGCAATCATCGCATGATGAGTTTATTGAGAAGTTTAAAGTGGCTGCGGAGTCACACCGAGTTGGTGATCCGTTTGATCTAAAAACGCAGCAAGGAGCACAGGTTTCAAAAGAGCAATACGAGAAAATTCTGAGCTATATCGATATTGGTAAGAATGAGGCTGAGCTTGTGACGGGTGGTGAGCCGGCTCAGGATAAGGGTTGGTTTGTAAAGCCAACGATATTTGCTGGAGTTTCGAATGACATGCGGATTGCCCAAGAAGAAATCTTTGGGCCTGTGGTATCAGTGATTCCGTTTAAGGATCATGATGATCTTATTAGACAAGCGAATGATACGGTTTATGGTTTAGCGGCTGCAGTTTGGACGCAGAATATTTCAAAGGCGATGCGCTTAGCTAATGAGGTCAGGGCTGGTACGGTTTGGGTGAATTGCTATAACACGTTTGATCCGGCTGCACCTTTTGGTGGGTATAAATTCTCCGGGCACGGTCGTGAATGCGGTAAGGATGCGATTCACAATTATGTTGAAACGAAAACAGTTTGGGTGTCGACGAAGTAA
- a CDS encoding STAS domain-containing protein, whose translation MPIQHWSDTIWILALEDDPDFTEEVQSLQVELTRLIKLPNLIIDLSELTTINSSNLSLLLRLRKQLIDADAKLRVVSPIDAIWAVMISTSLDKVFNFTENSALALAELQLLEQ comes from the coding sequence ATGCCCATTCAACATTGGTCTGACACAATCTGGATACTTGCTCTCGAAGATGACCCCGATTTCACTGAAGAGGTGCAATCCCTACAAGTCGAACTCACCCGTCTGATAAAGCTACCGAACCTTATTATTGACCTATCAGAACTCACCACGATCAACAGTTCGAATCTTTCACTTCTCCTTAGGCTCCGTAAACAACTTATTGACGCAGACGCCAAACTCCGCGTCGTTTCCCCCATTGACGCCATCTGGGCTGTCATGATCAGCACCAGCCTCGACAAGGTTTTCAACTTCACCGAAAACAGTGCCCTCGCACTCGCCGAGTTGCAACTTCTCGAACAGTAA
- a CDS encoding PEP-CTERM sorting domain-containing protein (PEP-CTERM proteins occur, often in large numbers, in the proteomes of bacteria that also encode an exosortase, a predicted intramembrane cysteine proteinase. The presence of a PEP-CTERM domain at a protein's C-terminus predicts cleavage within the sorting domain, followed by covalent anchoring to some some component of the (usually Gram-negative) cell surface. Many PEP-CTERM proteins exhibit an unusual sequence composition that includes large numbers of potential glycosylation sites. Expression of one such protein has been shown restore the ability of a bacterium to form floc, a type of biofilm.) yields MLSIKPIITHAICAAALLTAHSAQASNLFVNAGFEDGTDPWVLVESEVQPWDDKAKTGTNTLFIKTFLSNTSAFQSVDVTAGSGYQFDANFLFEDSTADIIGLSGKLIINWLNDDTLLSSDEAAIDFPAAANVYSLSSLLAAAPDTANKADVGFVFTHPGEQLPGGALSVFGDDFSFTAVEIPEPASIALLSLAGLLTLSRKR; encoded by the coding sequence ATGTTATCTATCAAACCAATTATCACACACGCCATTTGTGCCGCCGCTCTACTAACCGCGCACTCAGCACAAGCCAGCAATCTATTTGTTAATGCAGGCTTCGAGGACGGAACTGATCCTTGGGTTCTTGTTGAATCTGAAGTTCAGCCTTGGGACGACAAGGCAAAAACCGGCACCAACACACTTTTCATCAAAACTTTCCTATCAAACACAAGCGCCTTCCAATCTGTCGATGTAACAGCTGGCTCCGGCTATCAGTTCGATGCCAACTTTCTTTTCGAAGATAGCACCGCAGATATCATTGGCCTGTCGGGCAAGCTCATCATCAATTGGCTCAACGACGACACGCTTCTTTCTTCAGATGAAGCAGCTATCGATTTCCCGGCCGCCGCAAACGTCTATAGCCTCTCTTCACTTTTAGCAGCGGCTCCCGATACAGCCAATAAAGCTGATGTCGGCTTTGTTTTCACGCACCCTGGCGAGCAACTACCCGGCGGCGCCCTTTCTGTCTTCGGCGACGATTTCTCCTTCACCGCAGTCGAAATCCCAGAACCTGCCTCAATCGCACTGCTCAGCCTCGCCGGTCTGCTCACGCTTTCTCGTAAAAGATAA